CCTGTAGCTTCTTCATCACCCGCGGGTTCCGCATCAGCTCCGACATCCTCCACTCCATCGCCGACGCCGATGTTCCCGTCCCGCCCCCGAACATGTCCAGGATGATGGCCTTCATCCTGCTGTTGTCCAGGTGGAACCCGAAGCCGCCTTTCTCCTGCAGGCCGATAAGCACGTCCACGAGGTTCTCGTCCACGTTCTCGGCGCCGGCCTTGATCTTCTCGATGCGGGCGGCCTTCCTCTCGTCGATGATCTCCTGCAGGATGGCGTCCACCGTCTTGTGGATGCTCTGGAGGCTGCGCTTCATGCCGGTGAGCTTGGCCAGCACAGTGGTCCACGTCGGGAAGAGGTCGGGGATGTTGAAGCCGCTCGCCAGGCCCACACCGGACTTGATGGCGGCCTGGAACTCCGCCACGTTCTTGTGCTTCTTCCCGAACGCGGCCCGCGCAACGATGCTGTTGGTCACATTGTGAAACATCACGCTCAGGTTCACCGGCGCCGACGGCCCCGCCTGGCGGATCTGGTCCACCCGCATCCTCACCTGCATGTGCATGCATACGCAGCGTGCATAGCCGTCTAGTTAAACTCCGTTCATATTCAAACGTATATCTCATCTTTCATCGAAATAATTCGCAGACACTAACGCATCTCAAATACAAGAACTCCTCTTTCTCTTCTACCTCTTCATTCATGAGGTTGTAGCCTTGTAGGTACTTGTCTTTTGTTCACGTGGCTGTTTTATATTCGTACTACTTGACATTTCCGCTATGTAGCCGTTTATTTCGTAATGAGTTGTAATTAAGTTCAATTACTCTGGTGTTTTTAGGTGCAACGTTCTATTGATTGGTTACCTCGTTAGTGTAAAAGTTTTGAGCGCAGTTAATAAGTAGTGACGTGGAGTATGTACCTCGTCCTCCCTTATGTGGCGGAAGGAGCGCACGCGTTTGGGGCTGAGAATCTCGGTGGTGCAGAGATGGCGGAGCTTGCGCCAGTAGTCACCGGATGGGGAGAAGAGGATGTCAGCCCACTCGTAGCCGACGATCTCGCCGGCGAGGAGCTTGGGCCGCGTGGCGAAGTTGCTGTCGTGAGTCTTGAGCACTAGCCGCGCCGTCTCCTTGGACGAAGCCACCACCAGCGGCGTCTGTCCAAGCTGCAGCATCATCAGCGGGCCGTGCGCGTCGGCAAGGTCCCGCAGCTTGCGGTGCGGCAGAACGTTCATCAGGTGGTGCATGCTGCCGATCACTGGCAGCTTCCACGGCCCTGGCGGCGCCCTCTCCCTCATCGGGTTCAGGGCCACTTTCAGCAGCTGTAGCAGCGCAACGGCCACCGCCGCCATCACAAGCGCCTGGACGTAAAGCACGTCCATGGCTGCGCTACCAAAGCTCAGTGAGCTTATTCACTCTGCAGCAGCTACCTATCTTAGCTAGTAATACTCCTCGTGGTGACTGGTGACTCGTGTGAGTTGCTCTGCAGCTGGTAGGGGGAGCGAGTATATATAGCGCAAAGTCATTTTGCGCCGTAACGGTACTGGCGGTCTGCCACGGGAAGATACCAGCCGTTAGGTGATActgtgatacgggcttctgagggccattggatctcagatccgacGGCTCTCGGGAGCTCTTGAACATTTTGCAAAAAAGTCAGCCGAAAGTCTTCAAATTTCAGATAACTAGAATAGATTTTAAGGAGCCGTCCGATCTCAGATCCAACGGTCCAGAAGCCCGTATCACGGCATCATCTAAGTGCTGGTAGCACTTGATATTTTCCTGGTCTATCACCATTTAGTTTTAGTTTTGTCATTTGTGCAAACTATGGCCCACACACATGTACTGTATTCTTTGTATTGATTTCTTAGTTTCTGGTATTTCTATTTAGTGAAATCAATTGTCAGTCCTATGGCACCGTAATACAACTTTTGTCAGTGATGTGCACTACTCACACGTCTCTCTCATCCAAATAAATCCATAGACTTTATTTTATCTTAGAAAATTTAAATCGCATGAAGACCTTTAGAACTAGACAAATCTTGGTTACATTTCAAAGatgtttaaaaaaattgaaattaCACATTTCATATGTGAAATAAACCAATTTCAATAAAATAAATGTGAACTTTTGAAGCCGATTAGTTGTAAATGTATTTTTTGAAACAAGCCAATGAAGAGTGATTTTTTAAATGTGCAATTGAAACCGATGTTAGTTTTTAAAACAAGCCAGTGAAAAGTGAAACGTGGGTACTAAAATATCTTATTTATGAAAAGAAATTGAACGAGTAGAATATGTtattaaaaatattttttaaatgaGGAAAATATGTTATATGAAATTAGCGAAATCTGTTTTAGAATGTATGGCATATGGTTAACAACGTGTGAAATATGTTAGTTATGAAATAATTTCTGAAATGACTGGAATATCTtataaatattttttgaaatggGTGGAACATGTTAGATGAAATGACTGAAATCTGATTTCAAATGAGTGGAATATTTTATTAGAGAATCTTTTGAAATGAGTGGAATATGTTATTAAGAAATCTTTTTCTGAACTTAGTGTCAAAATGAGTGAAATGATATATGAGTGAAATGAAATGACTGAAAATGATATATGAATGAGTGCAATGAAATGACTGAAAATGAAATGACTGAAAATGATATATGAATGAGTGAAATCTGTTTTAAAATATGTAAAATCTGTTTcaaaatgagtgaaatatgttattaTGAAATCTGTTTTTTGAAATGAGTGGAATATGTTATCATAAAATATGTGAAATGTTTAAAATCGGTATTTTATACCTTTTCAAAATATATTCAAGGTCGGCTATTCGCCATGAATTGAAATATGTAAAAAGTTTGAAAAACGAatttataattttaaaagttatgaaCCATCCAGAATGATATATAAGAAAAATAAATGTAAGTCTTTAGGTGGAGACGGAATCTCTGTACATATGCAGCGCTTCACTCCTCACTCTCTTACCTGACACAACAGCTGCAGGTGTGGACCCTTCTCTGTTTATACCGAAATAAAAATGGGCATCTAATACAAAAAAAAAGTAGCAGTAATCTAGAAGCAGAGAGGAACGATCAAGGATGTGCCCAAACCTAATGGTGACGCAGCCAATGTAGTGTGCTGAGGCTGGACCATTAGCATATATAGCGACCTGTTAACTTGCGGACACAGAGTGGGGTGGTTAATCCAACTTTGCCTTCTCTAAGGGCAACTCCAACGCCGACCTCAAATAGTCCGGCCGCGTCCATTTGAGGGTAAACGGACAGAAAACACGGTCTAACGCGCGGGAGCAAATGGATCAGCGTCCGTTTTCAGTCCGCTTTCGATCCATTCCCGGTCTAACTTTGGGCCGCGTTTCCATCGAAATGAACGTGCGTGGACGGGCAGGGCGCATGCCCTTGTCGTCCCATAGCCCGCCCATCTGTGGCACAGACGCCCCTTTTCTCTTTCACTGCCCTCTCTCCGCCCTTCGCCCCCGCCATCACCGTTGCCACCCCCGTTCCTGGCCGCGTTGACTTCCACCAAGGCCGTCCGAACCACGACCACGCCTTGCGACAGCCGTCCCACGCCCGCGTTCTGAAAGCTTTCTGCCGGCATTCATGGTCCCTTGTTGCCGGTGGGAGAGAAGCTACGACCGCCGGCATCGCCCATCGACCCCAACAACTTCCGCTAGGCACTGCATTGCCGCACAGGGCCCACGACCATCACCGACCACAACCTTGCCTTTGCTGCCTGCGAGGGGGTCTCGACGTGTTCTTTCCGGTCGGGTCtccaccacgaccgcaaggtgtttgACACTTCTCTCACAAGGTACAATGGATAGCGGGGATAAGTATTTCTTTCACAACTTCATTTGCTCATCGGATGATTCGTCCTTAGATGATGAAGAGCTTGTGGTGGCTGCATTGGTCGTCCATGACCACATTAGTGGGAAGTGGCCTCGGTTCAGGGGATCAATCCCCGACCATCTTCCCGGCTTGAACCGAAATAGGGAGAAAGGCCACACACTTCTCTAGGCCGATTACTTTGAGAATGCCGCACTCTTCAAACCATATCAATTTTGTCACCGATTGGAATGAGGatacatgtgttcaatcgtattcgGGACAGAGTGGTAGGATATGACCCATACTTTGAGTGCAAAGATGATGCCCTTGGCAATCTTGGCTTCTcttcttaccagaaatgcactacggctatccgcatgcttgcatatggaatttctGGTGATCTTGTGGATGAGTATGTTCGTATGAGTGAGTCCATATGTCTCCTCTCAATGTATAGTTTCTGCAAGGCCGTACGTGGTGGCAGTGTTCGACCCTGATACCCGAGAGAGCCAACTGTCGCTGATACAAAGAGGTTGTTGGCGATCAATGCCGATAGGGGCTTtcccggctgatacgtctccaacgtatctataatttttgatcgttccatgctattatattatctgttttggatgtttaatgggctttattatacacttttatattatttttgggactaacctactaaccaaaggcccagtgcaaattgctgttttttgcctattccagtgtttcacagaaaaggaatatcaaacggagtgaaaccttcaggagagtgttttttggaacaaacgcaatccaggagacttggagtggacgtcaatgaagcatcgaggaggccacgagacagggaggcgcgccccccaccctcgtgggccccttgtggctcccctgaccgacttctttcgcctatatatactcatataccccgaaaacatccgagtgcaccatgaaaccctatttccaccaccacaaccttctatacccaagagatcccatcttggggccttttccggagctccgcccgaggaggaatcgatcacggagggcttctacattaacagcatagcctctttgatgatgtgtgagtagtttaccatagaccttcgggtccatagttattagctagatggcttcttctctctctttcgatctcaatacaaagttctcctcgatcttcttggagatccattcgatgtaattcTATTTGTGGTTTCcttgtcgggatccgatgaattgtgggtttatgatcaagattatctatgaacaatatttggttctt
The Triticum dicoccoides isolate Atlit2015 ecotype Zavitan chromosome 3A, WEW_v2.0, whole genome shotgun sequence genome window above contains:
- the LOC119266993 gene encoding premnaspirodiene oxygenase-like — encoded protein: MDVLYVQALVMAAVAVALLQLLKVALNPMRERAPPGPWKLPVIGSMHHLMNVLPHRKLRDLADAHGPLMMLQLGQTPLVVASSKETARLVLKTHDSNFATRPKLLAGEIVGYEWADILFSPSGDYWRKLRHLCTTEILSPKRVRSFRHIREDEVRMRVDQIRQAGPSAPVNLSVMFHNVTNSIVARAAFGKKHKNVAEFQAAIKSGVGLASGFNIPDLFPTWTTVLAKLTGMKRSLQSIHKTVDAILQEIIDERKAARIEKIKAGAENVDENLVDVLIGLQEKGGFGFHLDNSRMKAIILDMFGGGTGTSASAMEWRMSELMRNPRVMKKLQGQIREAFKGKAVVTEADLQESNLQYLKMVIKEALRLHPPAPLLVPRESIDQCELEGYTVPAKSRVIINAWAIGRDPKYWEAPEEFRPERFEDSTVDFTGSSYEFLPFGAGRRMCPGFNYGLASMELALVGLLYHFDWSLPEGVAEVDMEEAPGLGVRRRTPLMLLATPFVPAAVA